The following proteins are encoded in a genomic region of Magnolia sinica isolate HGM2019 chromosome 1, MsV1, whole genome shotgun sequence:
- the LOC131256478 gene encoding CBL-interacting protein kinase 24-like isoform X2, producing MVIRKVGKYDVGRTIGEGTFAKVKYAQNTESGETVAMKVLAKSTILEHKMVDQIKREISIMKIVRHPNIVRLHEVHHGRLAEDESRRYFQQLIDAVDYCHSKGVYHRDLKPENLLLDSQGNLKISDFGLSALLQKGVELLHTTCGTPNYVAPEVFSHEGYDGSAADVWSCGVILFILMAGYLPFDEIDLPNLYRKINVAEFSCPPWFSPGANSLLHRILDPNPKTRIQIEGIKIDAWFRKHYVAVRHGEEQEVNLDDVHAVFNDIEDQYVQEQVADKERGPLAMNAFEMITLSQGLNLSALFDRQQDYVKRQTRFVSRKPAKVIASTIEAVAESMGLKVHSRNYKMRLEGILANRTGQFAVVLEVFEVAPSLFMVDVRKAAGGILEYHKFYKNFCSKLGNIIWKPTEDATKPSLLRTTSC from the exons ATGGTGATCAGAAAGGTAGGGAAGTATGATGTTGGAAGAACTATCGGGGAGGGGACATTCGCGAAGGTTAAGTATGCACAGAATACGGAGTCTGGAGAGACCGTTGCGATGAAAGTTCTTGCCAAAAGCACCATACTCGAGCACAAGATGGTAGaccag ATTAAGAGAGAAATATCTATAATGAAGATTGTCAGGCATCCAAATATAGTCAGGTTGCATGAG GTTCACCATGGAAGGCTTGCTGAGGATGAATCTCGTCGATACTTTCAACAGCTTATTGATGCAGTTGATTATTGCCACAGTAAGGGTGTTTACCACAGAGATTTGAAG CCTGAAAATCTACTTCTTGATTCACAAGGAAACTTGAAAATCTCAGATTTTGGCCTTAGTGCATTGCTCCAGAAA GGGGTTGAGCTTCTCCATACGACATGCGGAACCCCAAATTACGTGGCTCCTGAG GTATTTAGCCATGAGGGGTATGATGGCTCTGCAGCAGATGTATGGTCGTGCGGTGTCATCCTCTTTATTTTAATGGCTGGATACCTTCCATTTGATGAGATTGATCTTCCAAACTTGTACAGAAAG ATTAATGTGGCAGAATTTTCTTGTCCACCTTGGTTCTCTCCTGGGGCAAACTCATTGCTCCATAGAATACTTGATCCAAATCCCAAAACT CGTATCCAGATTGAAGGAATCAAAATTGATGCATGGTTCAGGAAACACTATGTGGCTGTTAGACATGGTGAAGAACAAGAAGTCAATTTGGATGATGTGCATGCTGTTTTCAATGACATTGAG GATCAATACGTACAGGAGCAGGTGGCAGATAAAGAAAGGGGTCCTTTGGCAATGAATGCTTTTGAGATGATTACCTTGTCCCAAGGGTTGAATCTTTCAGCATTGTTTGACAGGCAACAG GATTATGTAAAACGGCAAACTCGCTTTGTCTCACGAAAACCTGCTAAAGTCATTGCATCAACTATTGAAGCCGTTGCAGAATCCATGGGTCTCAAGGTCCATTCTCGTAACTACAAG ATGAGACTCGAAGGAATATTAGCAAATAGGACTGGACAGTTTGCTGTCGTCTTGGAG GTCTTTGAAGTCGCACCATCTCTTTTCATGGTGGATGTTCGGAAGGCTGCAGGTGGTATTCTCGAATATCACAAG TTCTACAAGAATTTCTGCAGCAAACTCGGGAATATCATCTGGAAGCCAACGGAGGATGCTACTAAACCCAGTTTGCTTAGAACCACGAGTTGCTAA
- the LOC131256468 gene encoding EPIDERMAL PATTERNING FACTOR-like protein 8, which produces MAPSKNFTNGLAAPFVILIFSVMLLPSKPVGLVLSKSDEIFEQRKHVLGSRPPLCVNKCWSCRPCMATLVIPPHMKSTKAISEQEDESYYLLSWKCRCGNKFFQP; this is translated from the exons ATGGCTCCATCAAAAAATTTCACAAATGGACTAGCAGCTCCTTTTGTAATTCTCATCTTTTCAGTGATGCTTCTTCCCTCCAAAccag TTGGGCTTGTTCTTTCCAAGTCCGATGAGATTTTCGAGCAAAGGAAGCATGTCTTGGGCTCAAGGCCTCCTTTGTGTGTGAACAAGTGCTGGAGTTGTAGGCCTTGCATGGCTACTTTGGTAATTCCACCGCATATGAAGAGCACTAAAGCAATATCAGAGCAGGAAGATGAGAGCTATTATCTTCTCTCATGGAAATGCAGATGTGGGAATAAGTTCTTCCAgccttga
- the LOC131256478 gene encoding CBL-interacting protein kinase 24-like isoform X3 has translation MVIRKVGKYDVGRTIGEGTFAKVKYAQNTESGETVAMKVLAKSTILEHKMVDQVHHGRLAEDESRRYFQQLIDAVDYCHSKGVYHRDLKPENLLLDSQGNLKISDFGLSALLQKGVELLHTTCGTPNYVAPEVFSHEGYDGSAADVWSCGVILFILMAGYLPFDEIDLPNLYRKINVAEFSCPPWFSPGANSLLHRILDPNPKTRIQIEGIKIDAWFRKHYVAVRHGEEQEVNLDDVHAVFNDIEDQYVQEQVADKERGPLAMNAFEMITLSQGLNLSALFDRQQDYVKRQTRFVSRKPAKVIASTIEAVAESMGLKVHSRNYKMRLEGILANRTGQFAVVLEVFEVAPSLFMVDVRKAAGGILEYHKFYKNFCSKLGNIIWKPTEDATKPSLLRTTSC, from the exons ATGGTGATCAGAAAGGTAGGGAAGTATGATGTTGGAAGAACTATCGGGGAGGGGACATTCGCGAAGGTTAAGTATGCACAGAATACGGAGTCTGGAGAGACCGTTGCGATGAAAGTTCTTGCCAAAAGCACCATACTCGAGCACAAGATGGTAGaccag GTTCACCATGGAAGGCTTGCTGAGGATGAATCTCGTCGATACTTTCAACAGCTTATTGATGCAGTTGATTATTGCCACAGTAAGGGTGTTTACCACAGAGATTTGAAG CCTGAAAATCTACTTCTTGATTCACAAGGAAACTTGAAAATCTCAGATTTTGGCCTTAGTGCATTGCTCCAGAAA GGGGTTGAGCTTCTCCATACGACATGCGGAACCCCAAATTACGTGGCTCCTGAG GTATTTAGCCATGAGGGGTATGATGGCTCTGCAGCAGATGTATGGTCGTGCGGTGTCATCCTCTTTATTTTAATGGCTGGATACCTTCCATTTGATGAGATTGATCTTCCAAACTTGTACAGAAAG ATTAATGTGGCAGAATTTTCTTGTCCACCTTGGTTCTCTCCTGGGGCAAACTCATTGCTCCATAGAATACTTGATCCAAATCCCAAAACT CGTATCCAGATTGAAGGAATCAAAATTGATGCATGGTTCAGGAAACACTATGTGGCTGTTAGACATGGTGAAGAACAAGAAGTCAATTTGGATGATGTGCATGCTGTTTTCAATGACATTGAG GATCAATACGTACAGGAGCAGGTGGCAGATAAAGAAAGGGGTCCTTTGGCAATGAATGCTTTTGAGATGATTACCTTGTCCCAAGGGTTGAATCTTTCAGCATTGTTTGACAGGCAACAG GATTATGTAAAACGGCAAACTCGCTTTGTCTCACGAAAACCTGCTAAAGTCATTGCATCAACTATTGAAGCCGTTGCAGAATCCATGGGTCTCAAGGTCCATTCTCGTAACTACAAG ATGAGACTCGAAGGAATATTAGCAAATAGGACTGGACAGTTTGCTGTCGTCTTGGAG GTCTTTGAAGTCGCACCATCTCTTTTCATGGTGGATGTTCGGAAGGCTGCAGGTGGTATTCTCGAATATCACAAG TTCTACAAGAATTTCTGCAGCAAACTCGGGAATATCATCTGGAAGCCAACGGAGGATGCTACTAAACCCAGTTTGCTTAGAACCACGAGTTGCTAA
- the LOC131256478 gene encoding CBL-interacting protein kinase 24-like isoform X1, giving the protein MVIRKVGKYDVGRTIGEGTFAKVKYAQNTESGETVAMKVLAKSTILEHKMVDQIKREISIMKIVRHPNIVRLHEVLASQTKIYIILEFITGGELFDEIVHHGRLAEDESRRYFQQLIDAVDYCHSKGVYHRDLKPENLLLDSQGNLKISDFGLSALLQKGVELLHTTCGTPNYVAPEVFSHEGYDGSAADVWSCGVILFILMAGYLPFDEIDLPNLYRKINVAEFSCPPWFSPGANSLLHRILDPNPKTRIQIEGIKIDAWFRKHYVAVRHGEEQEVNLDDVHAVFNDIEDQYVQEQVADKERGPLAMNAFEMITLSQGLNLSALFDRQQDYVKRQTRFVSRKPAKVIASTIEAVAESMGLKVHSRNYKMRLEGILANRTGQFAVVLEVFEVAPSLFMVDVRKAAGGILEYHKFYKNFCSKLGNIIWKPTEDATKPSLLRTTSC; this is encoded by the exons ATGGTGATCAGAAAGGTAGGGAAGTATGATGTTGGAAGAACTATCGGGGAGGGGACATTCGCGAAGGTTAAGTATGCACAGAATACGGAGTCTGGAGAGACCGTTGCGATGAAAGTTCTTGCCAAAAGCACCATACTCGAGCACAAGATGGTAGaccag ATTAAGAGAGAAATATCTATAATGAAGATTGTCAGGCATCCAAATATAGTCAGGTTGCATGAG gtattGGCTAGTCAGACAaagatatatatcattttagaattcATCACAGGAGGAGAACTATTTGATGAAATA GTTCACCATGGAAGGCTTGCTGAGGATGAATCTCGTCGATACTTTCAACAGCTTATTGATGCAGTTGATTATTGCCACAGTAAGGGTGTTTACCACAGAGATTTGAAG CCTGAAAATCTACTTCTTGATTCACAAGGAAACTTGAAAATCTCAGATTTTGGCCTTAGTGCATTGCTCCAGAAA GGGGTTGAGCTTCTCCATACGACATGCGGAACCCCAAATTACGTGGCTCCTGAG GTATTTAGCCATGAGGGGTATGATGGCTCTGCAGCAGATGTATGGTCGTGCGGTGTCATCCTCTTTATTTTAATGGCTGGATACCTTCCATTTGATGAGATTGATCTTCCAAACTTGTACAGAAAG ATTAATGTGGCAGAATTTTCTTGTCCACCTTGGTTCTCTCCTGGGGCAAACTCATTGCTCCATAGAATACTTGATCCAAATCCCAAAACT CGTATCCAGATTGAAGGAATCAAAATTGATGCATGGTTCAGGAAACACTATGTGGCTGTTAGACATGGTGAAGAACAAGAAGTCAATTTGGATGATGTGCATGCTGTTTTCAATGACATTGAG GATCAATACGTACAGGAGCAGGTGGCAGATAAAGAAAGGGGTCCTTTGGCAATGAATGCTTTTGAGATGATTACCTTGTCCCAAGGGTTGAATCTTTCAGCATTGTTTGACAGGCAACAG GATTATGTAAAACGGCAAACTCGCTTTGTCTCACGAAAACCTGCTAAAGTCATTGCATCAACTATTGAAGCCGTTGCAGAATCCATGGGTCTCAAGGTCCATTCTCGTAACTACAAG ATGAGACTCGAAGGAATATTAGCAAATAGGACTGGACAGTTTGCTGTCGTCTTGGAG GTCTTTGAAGTCGCACCATCTCTTTTCATGGTGGATGTTCGGAAGGCTGCAGGTGGTATTCTCGAATATCACAAG TTCTACAAGAATTTCTGCAGCAAACTCGGGAATATCATCTGGAAGCCAACGGAGGATGCTACTAAACCCAGTTTGCTTAGAACCACGAGTTGCTAA